In uncultured Cohaesibacter sp., a genomic segment contains:
- the ubiG gene encoding bifunctional 2-polyprenyl-6-hydroxyphenol methylase/3-demethylubiquinol 3-O-methyltransferase UbiG: MTPQSKKEAQATSKATTVDDAEIARFSAMAAEWWSPKGNFRPLHKFNPTRLAYLRETILAHFQCDDKASRPFEGLRLLDVGCGGGLLCEPLCRLGAEVTGVDASETNIGIASTHASESGLDITYRATTAEALAAEGEQFDVVLTMEVVEHVADVDLFISECASMVKPGGLMVIATLNRTLKSHALAIVGAEYILRWLPVGTHSWEKFVKPDELERALAPTGLEVIEKVGVTYNPLFDKWSRSRDLDVNYMVLCARPQS, encoded by the coding sequence ATGACACCCCAGAGCAAAAAAGAAGCGCAGGCCACTTCAAAAGCGACCACCGTCGATGATGCTGAAATTGCACGCTTTTCGGCCATGGCAGCCGAATGGTGGAGCCCAAAGGGCAATTTCCGCCCTCTGCACAAGTTCAACCCCACGCGCCTTGCCTATTTGCGCGAAACGATTCTGGCCCATTTCCAATGCGATGACAAAGCCTCTCGCCCCTTTGAGGGCTTGCGGCTTCTTGACGTGGGCTGCGGCGGCGGACTGCTTTGCGAGCCCCTGTGCCGTCTGGGCGCTGAGGTCACCGGCGTCGATGCCTCCGAGACCAACATCGGCATCGCCTCCACCCATGCCAGCGAAAGCGGTCTGGACATCACCTACCGCGCCACCACAGCCGAAGCTCTGGCCGCAGAAGGCGAGCAGTTCGATGTGGTGCTGACCATGGAAGTGGTCGAGCATGTGGCCGATGTCGATCTTTTCATTTCCGAATGCGCCAGCATGGTCAAGCCCGGCGGACTGATGGTCATCGCCACCCTCAACCGGACGCTCAAATCGCACGCTCTGGCGATTGTCGGAGCAGAATATATTCTACGCTGGCTTCCGGTCGGCACCCATAGCTGGGAGAAATTCGTCAAACCGGACGAACTGGAACGCGCCCTTGCCCCAACCGGGCTGGAAGTGATTGAAAAGGTGGGCGTGACCTATAACCCGCTTTTCGACAAATGGTCCCGCTCCAGAGACCTTGATGTCAATTACATGGTCCTGTGCGCGCGCCCCCAATCTTGA
- the argJ gene encoding bifunctional glutamate N-acetyltransferase/amino-acid acetyltransferase ArgJ: protein MDLKPSPFAPTEYPEMEALEGFRLGVAATGVKYKGRNDLLVVEMAEGTSVAGVYTRSKCPSAPVDWCKQHLAGGKARALVVNASNANAFTGSAGVKTVEAVADAAAAICGSEPSQIFMASTGVIGEPLDPAPIAAKFPELFDAGKTDASWMEAVGAIMTTDTFPKVATASVDIDGVEVTLHGIAKGSGMIAPDMATMLGFVFTDAPVASDVLQALLSRHVDTSFNAITVDSDTSTSDTLMIFASGAARKRGCAEISQLDDPRIELFSEALCALLQDLAKMVVRDGEGASKFLTITITGAASDAAARKVALSVANSPLVKTAAAGEDANWGRVVAAVGKAGEEADRDSLAIWFGDMRLAVNGMRDPDYSEAAASAYMKGGEIEIRTDLGVGSGEATVWSCDLTHGYISINGDYRS, encoded by the coding sequence ATGGATCTCAAGCCTTCACCCTTTGCCCCTACCGAATATCCTGAAATGGAAGCGCTTGAAGGCTTTCGGCTGGGAGTGGCTGCCACTGGCGTCAAATATAAGGGCCGCAACGACCTGCTGGTTGTCGAGATGGCGGAGGGGACGTCTGTTGCCGGGGTCTATACCCGTTCCAAATGCCCGTCTGCTCCGGTCGACTGGTGCAAGCAGCATCTTGCTGGCGGCAAGGCGCGGGCGCTTGTGGTCAATGCGTCCAATGCCAATGCCTTTACCGGCTCTGCGGGGGTGAAAACCGTTGAGGCTGTTGCCGATGCCGCCGCCGCGATTTGCGGCTCCGAGCCTTCCCAGATCTTCATGGCATCGACCGGCGTGATTGGTGAGCCGCTTGATCCGGCTCCGATCGCTGCGAAATTTCCAGAGCTTTTCGATGCAGGCAAGACCGATGCCAGCTGGATGGAGGCTGTCGGGGCGATCATGACCACCGACACCTTCCCCAAGGTGGCAACGGCCAGCGTTGATATCGATGGTGTCGAGGTGACGCTGCATGGCATCGCCAAGGGCTCGGGCATGATTGCGCCTGATATGGCGACGATGCTGGGCTTTGTTTTCACCGATGCACCTGTTGCCTCGGACGTTCTGCAGGCACTGTTGTCCCGTCATGTGGATACATCTTTCAACGCGATCACCGTGGATAGCGATACCTCGACCAGTGACACGCTGATGATCTTTGCTTCCGGCGCGGCAAGGAAAAGGGGATGCGCGGAGATTTCCCAACTGGATGACCCGCGTATCGAACTCTTTTCTGAGGCGCTCTGCGCGCTGTTGCAGGATCTGGCCAAAATGGTGGTGCGCGATGGTGAGGGCGCGAGCAAGTTTCTGACCATCACGATCACCGGGGCGGCCAGTGATGCTGCGGCCCGCAAGGTCGCTCTGTCCGTTGCCAACAGCCCGCTGGTCAAGACCGCTGCTGCCGGTGAAGACGCCAACTGGGGGCGCGTTGTGGCCGCAGTGGGCAAGGCTGGGGAGGAAGCCGATCGCGACAGTCTGGCCATCTGGTTCGGTGACATGCGCCTTGCGGTCAATGGCATGCGTGACCCTGATTATTCGGAAGCGGCTGCCAGTGCCTATATGAAGGGCGGCGAAATCGAGATCCGTACCGATCTGGGCGTTGGCTCGGGCGAGGCGACGGTCTGGAGCTGTGATCTGACCCATGGCTATATCTCCATCAATGGCGATTATCGCAGCTAG
- a CDS encoding aspartate kinase has product MARLVMKFGGTSVADLDRIRRVARHVKREVDAGNQVAVVVSAMAGKTNELVGWVQEASPLYDAREYDTVVSSGEQVTSGLLALTLQNMGVDARSWLGWQIPFKTNGVHGAARIEDIDGSVLIQRLEMNQVAVVAGFQGIAPDNRISTLGRGGSDTSAVAIAAAIKADRCDIYTDVDGVYTTDPRIVPEARRLEQISFEEMLEMASLGAKVMQVRSVEMAMVHNVRTFVRSSFVEPDAPELMNTDQPIGTLICDEDEIVEKQVVTGIAFSKDEAQISLRRLEDKPGIAAHVFGPLSEANINVDMIVQNISEDGTITDMTFTVPKGDFARAKDVLEAARGNIKYNVLQGSTDVVKVSVIGIGMRSHAGVASKAFKALADKGINIRAITTSEIKISILIDAEYAELAVRALHSLYGLDEK; this is encoded by the coding sequence ATGGCTCGTCTTGTCATGAAGTTCGGGGGGACGTCTGTCGCCGATCTGGATCGCATCAGACGCGTTGCCCGACATGTGAAGCGCGAAGTGGACGCAGGCAATCAGGTGGCCGTTGTGGTTTCAGCCATGGCTGGAAAAACCAACGAGCTGGTTGGTTGGGTGCAAGAGGCTTCCCCACTCTATGATGCTCGCGAATATGATACCGTCGTCTCCTCGGGTGAGCAGGTGACATCGGGGTTGCTTGCCCTGACCCTGCAGAATATGGGGGTCGATGCCCGCTCATGGCTCGGCTGGCAAATTCCTTTTAAAACCAATGGTGTGCATGGTGCTGCTCGCATCGAGGATATCGATGGTTCGGTGCTGATCCAGCGGCTGGAAATGAACCAGGTGGCGGTCGTTGCCGGCTTCCAGGGTATCGCTCCGGACAACCGGATCTCGACTCTCGGGCGAGGCGGATCGGACACCAGCGCTGTTGCCATCGCGGCTGCCATCAAGGCTGACCGGTGCGACATCTACACCGATGTGGACGGGGTCTATACCACCGATCCGCGCATCGTGCCCGAGGCACGGCGGCTGGAGCAGATCTCCTTTGAGGAGATGCTCGAGATGGCTTCCCTTGGTGCCAAGGTGATGCAGGTGCGTTCTGTTGAAATGGCGATGGTGCATAATGTGCGCACTTTTGTGCGGTCCTCCTTTGTCGAGCCTGATGCGCCCGAACTGATGAATACGGACCAGCCCATCGGAACTTTGATCTGTGATGAGGATGAGATTGTGGAAAAACAGGTTGTAACCGGAATTGCCTTCTCAAAGGACGAAGCGCAAATCTCTCTGCGCCGGCTCGAAGACAAGCCGGGCATCGCTGCGCATGTCTTTGGTCCTCTGTCAGAGGCCAATATCAATGTCGACATGATCGTGCAGAATATTTCTGAAGACGGCACGATTACCGACATGACCTTCACGGTGCCAAAGGGCGATTTCGCCCGCGCCAAGGATGTTCTGGAAGCGGCGCGCGGCAATATCAAATATAACGTGCTGCAGGGCTCTACCGACGTGGTCAAGGTGTCGGTCATCGGCATCGGCATGCGCAGTCATGCCGGCGTTGCCTCCAAGGCCTTCAAGGCGCTGGCCGACAAGGGCATCAATATTCGCGCAATCACGACATCGGAGATCAAGATTTCCATTCTGATCGATGCGGAATATGCCGAACTGGCCGTGCGGGCGCTGCACTCTCTTTATGGCCTGGACGAGAAATGA
- a CDS encoding ComF family protein gives MVKFLQREALSDQAEVGSVRLSFAIRLQKLARALQDLVIPPRCAGCGKIVQDANSLCGECWGDMEWIARPYCSVSGLPFSYDLGEALVSPDVLANPPIYDRARSVTLFGRTARRMVHQLKYRDRTDLATVMGRWMVRAGADCLADPRAVIVPVPLHRRRLWRRRFNQSALLAKAIAEETGLMFVPDLLQRTRPTRQQVGLSEEERRINVEGAFQVNLSERLSLADRSVVLIDDVWTTGATLEACCRALRRSNAGEICIITFARVAAGSEMPI, from the coding sequence ATGGTGAAGTTTCTCCAAAGGGAAGCGCTGTCTGATCAAGCCGAGGTGGGGAGCGTTCGGTTGTCTTTTGCTATAAGGCTGCAAAAGCTCGCGCGCGCCTTGCAGGATTTGGTGATCCCGCCCAGATGTGCCGGATGTGGCAAGATCGTGCAGGATGCCAATTCCCTGTGCGGGGAATGCTGGGGAGACATGGAATGGATCGCGCGGCCCTATTGTTCCGTTTCGGGGCTTCCCTTTTCCTATGATCTGGGCGAAGCGCTGGTCAGTCCCGATGTGCTGGCCAATCCACCCATCTATGATCGTGCCCGCTCGGTAACCCTGTTCGGGCGAACCGCTCGCCGCATGGTGCATCAACTCAAATATCGTGACAGGACAGATCTGGCTACGGTGATGGGGCGCTGGATGGTGCGCGCCGGGGCGGATTGTCTTGCCGATCCACGCGCCGTGATCGTTCCGGTTCCGTTGCACCGGAGGCGCTTGTGGCGGCGGCGTTTCAATCAGTCGGCCTTGCTGGCCAAGGCAATTGCCGAGGAGACGGGATTGATGTTTGTTCCCGATCTGTTGCAGCGTACCCGGCCAACACGCCAGCAGGTGGGGCTGAGCGAGGAAGAGCGCCGGATCAATGTCGAGGGGGCTTTTCAGGTCAATCTGTCCGAAAGGTTGTCGCTTGCCGACCGCAGTGTGGTGCTGATTGACGATGTCTGGACAACGGGCGCGACGCTTGAGGCCTGCTGTCGGGCGCTGCGGCGATCCAATGCAGGGGAAATTTGCATTATCACTTTTGCGCGGGTTGCCGCTGGCTCTGAAATGCCCATATAA
- a CDS encoding Flp family type IVb pilin gives MFRNMRDFLKDESGATFMEYGIIAGLVSLVVITALRTLSVTLTDMLAFLQATLDSIFS, from the coding sequence ATGTTTCGAAATATGCGTGATTTTCTGAAAGACGAAAGCGGTGCCACATTCATGGAATATGGCATTATTGCCGGTCTGGTGAGCCTGGTCGTTATCACCGCGCTTCGCACCCTGTCTGTGACATTGACCGATATGCTGGCCTTTCTTCAGGCCACGCTGGACAGCATTTTTTCCTGA
- the grxC gene encoding glutaredoxin 3: protein MAEVVIYTRKMCGFCTAAKKLLSDKGVAFRELDATFDFDIKQEMMQRSGRRTFPQIFINEEHVGGCDDLFALDKAGKLDAMLAA, encoded by the coding sequence ATGGCAGAGGTCGTTATTTATACCCGCAAGATGTGTGGTTTTTGTACTGCAGCCAAAAAGTTGCTGAGCGACAAGGGCGTTGCTTTTCGCGAACTGGACGCCACTTTCGATTTTGATATCAAGCAGGAAATGATGCAGCGATCAGGGCGGCGGACCTTCCCGCAGATCTTCATCAATGAAGAGCATGTGGGCGGTTGCGATGATCTCTTCGCGCTGGACAAGGCGGGCAAGCTGGACGCAATGCTGGCGGCCTAG
- a CDS encoding carbon-nitrogen hydrolase family protein yields MTTFRAACVQLRSGRDPEHNLDEAERLVREARRDGCLYIQTPEQTATMEMNRKAMMGVLCAEDDDEGLKRMQALAEELDIWLHIGSMSFLVKTCDEMKAVNRSLLLSPTGRIAARYDKIHMFDVDLENGESYRESASFVPGQKAVSAVLPWGTLGMSICYDLRFPYLYRALCNQKGANILAVPAAFTKRTGQAHWDVLLRARAIENGAFVIAAAQGGEHENGRKTYGHSIIIDPWGTILAEGDEEPGFIAADIDMARVDVCRTAIPSLQHDRSFEI; encoded by the coding sequence ATGACGACCTTTCGCGCTGCCTGTGTTCAACTGCGTTCCGGCCGCGATCCGGAGCATAATCTGGATGAAGCCGAGCGTCTTGTCAGGGAAGCGCGCCGGGATGGCTGCTTATATATTCAGACGCCCGAGCAGACCGCGACCATGGAAATGAACCGCAAGGCGATGATGGGCGTTCTCTGCGCAGAGGATGACGACGAGGGTCTCAAGCGGATGCAGGCGCTGGCCGAGGAGCTGGATATCTGGCTGCATATCGGCTCCATGTCCTTTCTGGTCAAAACCTGCGATGAGATGAAGGCGGTCAATCGCTCCCTGCTGCTGTCGCCGACGGGGCGCATTGCTGCCCGCTATGACAAGATCCATATGTTCGATGTGGATCTGGAAAATGGCGAAAGCTACCGCGAATCTGCCAGTTTCGTGCCGGGACAGAAGGCTGTGAGTGCAGTTCTGCCATGGGGAACGCTCGGCATGTCTATTTGCTATGATCTGCGTTTCCCCTATCTCTATCGCGCGCTTTGCAATCAGAAGGGGGCCAATATTCTGGCGGTCCCTGCCGCCTTTACCAAGCGGACGGGGCAGGCCCACTGGGATGTGTTGCTGCGGGCGCGGGCCATCGAAAATGGTGCATTTGTCATTGCCGCTGCGCAAGGGGGCGAGCATGAGAATGGGCGCAAGACCTATGGCCATTCCATCATCATAGATCCCTGGGGTACCATATTGGCCGAAGGGGATGAGGAACCCGGCTTCATCGCCGCCGATATTGATATGGCGCGGGTCGATGTTTGCCGGACGGCAATTCCATCTCTCCAGCATGACCGCTCTTTTGAAATCTGA
- a CDS encoding DUF1178 family protein — translation MIKYSLRCEHDHVFEGWFRNNEDCEAQTRDGHVQCPYCASTKISKSLMAPRVTGTRTQDNAARRGGDVGGRDVAAPQPAEVSGSVAANAMAGATGAAAGPLEGADPQQIRQMMRAFREHVVKNADYVGDKFAEEARKMHFKESKERGIYGEATVDEVKSLAEDGIDCLPMPVLPEDQN, via the coding sequence TTGATTAAGTATTCGCTGCGCTGCGAGCATGATCACGTGTTTGAAGGCTGGTTCCGCAATAATGAGGATTGCGAAGCCCAGACCCGTGATGGCCATGTTCAATGTCCCTATTGCGCGTCTACGAAAATCTCCAAATCGCTGATGGCGCCGCGCGTGACTGGGACGCGCACTCAGGATAATGCCGCCCGCAGGGGCGGAGATGTCGGGGGGCGTGATGTTGCTGCTCCGCAGCCAGCCGAGGTCTCCGGGAGCGTTGCTGCCAACGCCATGGCAGGGGCAACAGGGGCTGCGGCCGGGCCGCTTGAGGGGGCAGATCCACAGCAGATCCGTCAGATGATGCGTGCCTTCAGGGAGCATGTGGTCAAGAATGCCGATTATGTTGGCGACAAATTTGCCGAAGAGGCCCGCAAGATGCATTTCAAGGAAAGCAAGGAGCGCGGGATCTATGGCGAGGCGACCGTGGATGAGGTGAAGTCGCTGGCCGAGGATGGCATCGACTGTTTGCCGATGCCGGTCCTGCCCGAAGACCAGAACTGA
- the mutT gene encoding 8-oxo-dGTP diphosphatase MutT yields MEKPVRLLLVVAVALVDQDNRILIAQRPEGKNLAGLWEFPGGKLEAGERPEVALIRELEEELGIRTKEACLAPLTFASHGYEDFHLLMPLYICRRWEGVPQPREGQAIKWVRAGALRDYPMPPADLPLIPPLVDLLGA; encoded by the coding sequence ATGGAAAAGCCGGTCCGGCTGTTGCTGGTGGTGGCTGTCGCTCTGGTGGATCAGGATAACCGCATTCTGATCGCCCAGCGCCCGGAGGGAAAGAATCTCGCCGGGCTGTGGGAATTCCCCGGCGGCAAGCTTGAGGCCGGGGAGCGGCCTGAAGTCGCCCTCATTCGCGAGCTGGAAGAGGAACTGGGCATCCGGACCAAGGAGGCCTGTCTGGCTCCTCTGACCTTTGCCAGCCATGGCTATGAAGATTTCCATCTGCTCATGCCGCTTTATATCTGCCGTCGCTGGGAAGGCGTGCCGCAGCCTCGCGAGGGGCAGGCAATCAAATGGGTGAGGGCTGGCGCCTTGCGTGACTATCCGATGCCACCTGCCGATTTGCCTCTGATCCCGCCACTGGTCGATTTGTTGGGTGCCTGA
- a CDS encoding methyl-accepting chemotaxis protein — protein sequence MNLHSIRVRIVAFTAICVIGSTGTIVGYNLWSASKNADYVASNVGELLEKESQASLSNLAATQAGIIKSEVEIAFSTARGIAKALETVAEPENEGGSPTEIRRIQLNELLHRALLDNPRLNGTYSAWEPDALDGMDAIYKSDTAMGSDATGRALPYWTRDDGGQIAVQPLVEYDSAEKHPNGLVKGGWFLTPERTGKESVLAPLPYVVQGEPVYLATMSVPIMIEGKFAGVAGTDFELSFVQELAQKVDQSIYNGSGTVEIVTNDGLVLASSADPKLIGGKFEFDQDHGTEEANVIAEGASKIFVDDKDDALRVFSPIALGRTGLSWSVVIDVPRSVAMADAIAMGEAMNARNDSALFWQLVVALLVAVVAMLAMAWVAHNISGPIVSMATILRRIASGESVDKVDGADRKDEIGAIAQASEILRTGLIEAENLRREAGIREEAERKLLDRRAKLAQNFVSRMQELSTGIASSSSEVAIAAKDLSATAEETTRQSQSVAIAADQASNNVQTVASATEEMAASVRVVNEQVIHSAQVADRAHGEADAANQKINSLAAAAAAIGDVIELINGIAGQTNLLALNATIEAARAGEAGKGFAVVAAEVKDLASQTARATEDIGLKISEIQQATDSTVKSVGEIGEVIATIKDIATEITAAVDEQGTATAEIARNCQQAATGTDEVTHNIDGVSLAAQQTGTASTKLQDLSKGLSDQAGDLSKIVEKFVEDFAAA from the coding sequence ATGAACCTCCACTCCATTCGCGTTCGCATCGTCGCATTCACCGCCATATGCGTTATCGGCTCTACCGGCACCATCGTGGGATACAATCTCTGGTCAGCCAGCAAGAATGCCGACTATGTCGCTTCGAATGTGGGCGAACTTCTTGAAAAAGAGAGCCAAGCATCGCTGTCCAATCTGGCAGCAACACAAGCCGGCATCATCAAATCCGAAGTAGAGATTGCCTTTTCCACCGCACGCGGCATCGCCAAGGCACTGGAAACCGTAGCCGAACCGGAGAATGAAGGCGGCTCGCCGACCGAAATCCGACGCATCCAGCTCAATGAGCTGCTGCATCGCGCCCTGCTCGACAATCCACGCCTCAATGGCACCTATAGCGCATGGGAACCCGATGCTCTGGACGGAATGGACGCAATCTACAAGTCGGATACCGCCATGGGGTCTGACGCTACAGGACGCGCCCTGCCCTACTGGACGCGTGACGATGGCGGCCAGATCGCTGTTCAGCCTCTTGTGGAATATGACAGTGCGGAAAAGCATCCAAACGGACTGGTCAAGGGGGGATGGTTCCTAACCCCCGAACGCACGGGCAAAGAGAGCGTGTTGGCACCTCTGCCCTATGTCGTGCAGGGTGAGCCGGTCTATCTGGCAACCATGTCCGTACCGATCATGATTGAAGGCAAGTTTGCCGGTGTTGCAGGCACCGATTTCGAGCTGTCCTTTGTGCAGGAACTTGCCCAAAAGGTGGACCAGAGCATTTATAATGGCAGCGGTACGGTGGAAATCGTCACCAATGACGGCCTTGTGCTTGCCTCCAGCGCCGATCCGAAACTGATTGGTGGCAAATTCGAATTTGATCAGGACCACGGAACCGAAGAAGCCAACGTCATTGCCGAAGGGGCGAGCAAGATCTTTGTTGATGACAAGGATGATGCCCTGCGCGTCTTCTCGCCCATCGCTCTGGGTCGCACCGGCCTGAGCTGGTCAGTTGTCATCGATGTTCCGCGCTCAGTGGCCATGGCTGATGCCATCGCCATGGGCGAGGCAATGAATGCCCGCAATGACAGCGCCCTCTTCTGGCAGCTGGTTGTTGCCCTGCTGGTCGCCGTCGTTGCCATGCTCGCCATGGCTTGGGTTGCGCACAATATTTCCGGCCCGATCGTCAGCATGGCCACCATCCTGCGCCGCATCGCATCAGGCGAAAGCGTGGACAAGGTGGATGGAGCTGATCGCAAGGACGAGATTGGCGCCATCGCTCAGGCCTCCGAAATATTGCGCACCGGTTTGATTGAAGCAGAAAATCTGCGCCGGGAAGCAGGCATTCGCGAAGAAGCCGAAAGAAAGCTGCTCGACCGCCGCGCAAAGCTGGCGCAGAATTTCGTCTCCCGCATGCAGGAACTCTCCACCGGCATCGCCTCCTCCTCAAGCGAGGTGGCCATCGCAGCCAAGGATCTGTCCGCCACGGCCGAGGAAACCACACGCCAATCCCAGTCTGTGGCCATCGCCGCCGATCAGGCCTCCAACAATGTGCAGACCGTGGCCAGCGCCACCGAAGAAATGGCCGCCTCGGTGCGCGTGGTCAACGAGCAGGTCATCCATTCCGCACAGGTTGCCGACAGGGCACATGGCGAGGCCGACGCCGCCAATCAGAAAATCAACAGCCTTGCAGCAGCAGCTGCCGCGATCGGTGACGTCATCGAGCTGATCAACGGCATCGCCGGTCAGACCAATCTGCTTGCCCTTAACGCCACCATCGAAGCAGCACGCGCTGGCGAGGCCGGCAAGGGCTTTGCGGTTGTGGCAGCAGAAGTGAAGGATCTCGCCTCCCAGACTGCCAGAGCCACCGAAGATATCGGACTGAAAATCTCCGAAATCCAGCAGGCAACGGACAGCACGGTCAAGTCTGTAGGTGAAATCGGAGAGGTCATCGCCACGATCAAGGACATCGCGACCGAGATCACAGCAGCCGTCGACGAGCAGGGCACGGCAACCGCCGAGATTGCCAGAAACTGCCAGCAGGCTGCAACGGGCACAGATGAAGTGACCCATAATATCGACGGCGTAAGCCTTGCCGCACAACAGACCGGCACAGCCTCGACCAAACTGCAAGATCTCTCCAAGGGCCTGTCCGATCAGGCCGGAGACCTCAGCAAGATCGTCGAGAAATTCGTCGAAGACTTCGCCGCCGCCTGA
- a CDS encoding peptidylprolyl isomerase has translation MVRAYFQRSAVAAAASLFMLAAMPGAMAQDGGADRVIATVNGKQITAGEFDFIADQLGPQTDKMTPEQKQEALTTMLVNMELVSQAAVKQGLDQSDSFKEQAEFLKKRALQTEFFRKNVDEAITDADLQAVYDEQIGALPARQEVKARHILVKTEDEAKEIIKQLDGGADFAELAKEKSTGPSGSQGGDLGYFGQGQMVPSFEAAAFALEKGKYTEQPVKSDFGWHVILVEDKRDAPKPTLESVKPNLRAFVAQQKFQTLLDGLRKDADIKMPE, from the coding sequence ATGGTTCGTGCCTATTTTCAACGCTCTGCAGTGGCCGCAGCGGCTTCGCTCTTCATGCTGGCTGCCATGCCGGGAGCTATGGCTCAGGACGGGGGAGCCGATCGTGTGATTGCCACAGTGAATGGCAAGCAAATCACCGCTGGCGAGTTTGACTTCATTGCTGATCAGCTCGGTCCGCAAACCGATAAAATGACGCCCGAGCAGAAGCAGGAAGCCCTGACGACCATGCTTGTCAACATGGAACTGGTTTCTCAGGCTGCTGTCAAACAGGGGCTCGATCAGTCGGACAGTTTCAAGGAGCAGGCCGAATTTCTGAAGAAGCGGGCCTTGCAGACCGAGTTTTTCCGCAAGAATGTGGATGAAGCCATCACCGACGCCGACCTTCAGGCCGTCTATGACGAGCAGATCGGTGCTCTGCCAGCCCGTCAGGAAGTGAAGGCACGGCATATTCTGGTGAAAACCGAGGATGAAGCCAAGGAAATCATCAAACAGCTTGATGGCGGTGCGGACTTTGCCGAGCTGGCCAAGGAAAAATCCACCGGTCCATCCGGCTCTCAGGGTGGTGATCTGGGTTATTTCGGTCAGGGGCAGATGGTGCCTTCCTTCGAAGCGGCCGCTTTCGCGCTGGAAAAGGGCAAATATACCGAACAGCCGGTGAAATCGGATTTCGGCTGGCATGTCATTCTGGTTGAGGACAAGCGTGATGCGCCCAAGCCGACCCTTGAATCGGTGAAGCCCAATCTTCGTGCCTTCGTTGCACAGCAGAAATTCCAGACCTTGCTTGATGGCTTGCGCAAGGATGCCGACATCAAGATGCCGGAATAG
- a CDS encoding methyltransferase domain-containing protein, which yields MTGNNGIPQLFDIALLAQRRKRALSKYGEDGDFLLREVASDMLDRLSLVMRPFPEIVELGGHTGLLAKSLQNRKGTRRVTRLEQVPDFFSGMEQGIVVDPEILPLKAGSINLLVAPLFLHWINDLPGLLLQIRQCLAPDGLLMATLLGRESLKELRQAFLVADSEITGGASPRVAPLPDLKDMGTLLQRAGFTLPVIDHDMLTVRYASLFDLMQDLRRMGATNILHDRSRTMLRRDVLLRAAEIYQQEFSDPDGRIRASFQILSLSGWAPDESQQKPLKPGSARISLTSVLGDKSRQ from the coding sequence ATGACAGGTAATAACGGCATCCCCCAGCTCTTTGACATCGCCCTGCTGGCGCAACGGCGCAAAAGGGCCCTGTCGAAATATGGCGAGGATGGCGATTTTCTCCTCAGGGAAGTCGCCAGCGACATGCTGGACCGGTTGTCTCTGGTCATGCGCCCCTTCCCCGAGATTGTCGAGTTGGGGGGCCATACCGGCCTGCTCGCCAAATCCCTGCAAAATCGCAAAGGCACCCGACGCGTTACAAGACTGGAGCAAGTGCCGGACTTCTTCTCCGGCATGGAACAGGGAATTGTGGTGGACCCAGAAATCCTGCCCCTCAAGGCAGGCAGCATCAATCTGCTTGTCGCGCCCCTCTTCCTGCATTGGATCAATGATCTGCCCGGCCTGCTGCTGCAAATCCGGCAGTGTCTGGCACCGGACGGGCTGCTCATGGCCACCCTGCTGGGGCGGGAAAGCCTCAAGGAATTGCGCCAGGCCTTTCTGGTTGCCGACAGCGAAATCACCGGTGGGGCCAGCCCGCGCGTCGCCCCGCTGCCCGATCTCAAGGATATGGGCACCCTGCTTCAGAGAGCAGGCTTTACCCTGCCCGTGATCGACCATGACATGCTGACCGTGCGCTATGCATCTCTGTTTGATCTGATGCAGGATCTGAGACGCATGGGGGCAACCAACATCCTTCATGACCGCAGCCGCACCATGCTGCGGCGCGATGTGCTCTTGCGGGCAGCAGAAATCTATCAGCAGGAATTTTCCGACCCGGACGGCCGCATTCGGGCCAGTTTCCAGATCCTGTCCCTGTCGGGTTGGGCACCCGATGAAAGCCAACAAAAGCCATTGAAACCGGGCAGCGCCCGAATCTCTCTGACCTCCGTTCTTGGCGACAAGTCGCGGCAATAA